One Hylaeus volcanicus isolate JK05 chromosome 8, UHH_iyHylVolc1.0_haploid, whole genome shotgun sequence genomic window, CTTTCTTTACCGATGCGATCTTTAAATTGAGCTCCGCAGTGGAGGGCGAAATAGTACTTTGGCCAGCAGCCATGTGCATGGAGCGTGTCATTCCTAAGCTTTTGCTCTTGTCATCCGTCAATTGCGACAGATCCGAATCGAAGGTGAAGTCCAATTTCATGTCGGCGTTATCTTCGTTTTTGTTAAAGGAGAGAGGCATCTGAATCGGTTCTTGACTCTTGTCTTTCATCAAATCGTTtggtttatttgaaaacgcgACAGGGAGgctttgttgttgttgctgttgttgttgttgttgctgctgctgctgttgctgttgctgcatAGAGGTCGCGTTACCTTCCTCTTCCAAATCCGCGCGTTTTTCAACGCGCTGCTGTTGAGTTTTTATGTGATTCGGAAACTTGGTCTTCACCGCCAGGTCGGAAGGACCAGCCTTGGTagttttcgaataatttgtgTTCTCGAAAATTAACGTTTGCACTGGAGGTGAAGAAACATCGGAAACAGAATTCTTTTCCACGAGCTGCTCTTTTAAACTCTTCCCGGATTTTTCACCGTTCGGTGAATTTCGTTGACTGCTATTTCCAGAATTTGCTTGCTCGTTTACTTCGTGACTGTGATCATTTTGCGTAGACAAGCCTGGCATTAATTGAATGTCCGTAGGAACAGCCGATGGGGAATTCGATCGTAGCTGGCTCGTTGTAAACGGTTTATCCCAAGCGTTAACGGATGGCGGAGGGGCAGGACCGCTCGACGAATCTTTGCCATAGCTGTTGTTCGAGGGGTTGACCTTGTTCGAATCGTTCGTCTCCGATGGGCACatctgctgttgttgttgttgctgcttcGATAAACGCTGTCTCTGGAGTCTAGGAGGAAGTTTTTGACTTCTCTGAGCTCTGTCGTACTGTTTTTGCAACATATTTGCAGGTTGTAGAATCGATTGACTCAAGTGAGGTGGTATATTTTGCACCTGTTGCAAAGAAGTCGGTTGCGAGCCGTTCGCTTTCGATTTCGAACGATCGCGTTCtctatctttttctttctcgcgtTTAATGGGCTTCGATTCTTCCTTTTGGCTATGTCTAGACTCCTTCACGTTTTTCTTCGAACGAACTTCTTGAAAACCATCCGAATCGACCTTATCTTCCGTAACAGTGGATCCATCCTCGGTACAattattcgtttctatttcaCATTCGATCGTCGTCTTCTTTTCTTTGATCTGTGACTTTTTGTTGATATCGTTGAGAGCTTGACTGACCAAATTCGGGTCggtcaatttaatttcgtctATACGATTTACCGTGCTTTCTTTTATCGTCGATTTGTTCAaaatcgttgaattatttccAGAAGTTTGACTTCTCGATCTTCCGTTCTGAACTTGAGCGGTTTGCATCAGCGGCGGAATGCTAGAAGAATGACTTTTCTGGTTGCTGAAATCCAAATTTTGCAAGTTTCGCTTTTCCGCGCCAGGTGCTCGAGACGTTGCATTGGAAGactttaaattcttttcacgGTGTTCACGATTATTTCCGGTCTGCTCGTTCCTCCGAGAATGTATGTTCGATCCGAGAGCGTTCAAACTGCTACCCGAACCTACGCGCCCAGCAAACTGTTTGGTGCGACTGCTACGAGACTCTTTGTGGTCTTCCACGTGTTCTTCGCTGTTCTCCGACGTGGTTTCCCAATCTTCGTTTCCTACGTCCGAAGAGGTTTGTTTCAACACGTTGCTGCTACTCCCGCGATAACGTGGTTCGCGATTGTCTCTACCCTACAAATACAGAACGAGTTTACACATAAATCGATCGAATCCGTTGAATAATGAATGCGATGGAATGAAAAGTACTGGGTCGCGTTTCTTTGAGAGGGAATGATCTTTTGGAATCTGGGTTATCGATATGcaagcatttattttatcgttgacTTTTATGTTTAGATCTATCGCAATATCCGTGTTATATTTACACCGGCCAGAATTTCAAGACTTACCCTTCTGCTACCGCTGCGAGTTCTCTTCGAGCGCGATTCTTCTTTACGGACTTGTACCTTTTGAGAAGTAACGTTATTGCTCGCGTGATTAACGTCTTGCTGCTTGTTGCAAGGTTGTTGGGTCTGTTGAGACTGCTGGGAGGACTGTTGAGTCGGGGACTTGGCACGTTTCCCGGTTATTCCAGCGGTGAGTGCCTGTTGCTTCGCTATAATTTTATCGTCGGTAGACTCGACCTGCGAGGACACCAGGGAATTCGATTCCTTTTCCGGAGTAGGTGTCGGCGGATTCTGTCGCGTGGGATTTGGTTTTTCATCGGAACTGCGTTCGGATGAGAAAGGGCTCTTACTGGACGGTGGTCCGTATCCTTCCATACGGCTGCCGGTACTGGTCGCGCTTCGAATTCGAAAACTGCCTCGACCACGACGAGAAGGTTCGCCCGATGGGGCAAATCCTTCGCGGCTGGATTTGCTGTCGTAAGCTCGCTTCTCGCTACGTTGCGACTGAGAATAATCGGCTCGTTTCTCGTCTCTGCCGGATACCTCGCGATTACGTTCCTCTTTTTCAGCCTTCTGGCTTGGTTTCGGCGACCTGACCGATTTCTTCTCTTCCTTGCCAGATTCGGTGGAACAAGATACCTCGTCGGCGCTATTTTCCGAATCGGTATGTCTATACGAACCGCTTCTAGCCGATGCTGGTCTGCCAGCAGTCCTAGAGCCACCTCTTCGTCCTCTCGTCTCCGAACCACGCCAACCTCGAGTGTACACGCTACAAGTACTTCCCCACTGGCGCCCTCCACGAGAATCACGGCCTCTAGAATTCGATCCTCCGCTGCTAGTTCGATTTCGAATACTTTTCTCTCGCTTCTCTTCTTTCGCCAGTTGCTCCGTCGCGTCTTCGTTCATAGTATCCTCCCTTTTATCCAGGCTTAACTTGTCGAAACTCTGTTTTAAATCGTCCGCGTCCTTCTCGTTTTTCATAGGCTCtaatgttttttcttcttctttctcgaaCGTCGGAGAAACAGCATCGGCCCATGCTTTCGGTGAATTGTCACCCCTTTCCATTGTTCTATTATTATCGTTTGCTCGTTCGGCTTTTCTGCTCCAAATATCCGGTTCTTTCTTAGTTTCCGCGGAAGGCTCCTTTACCTGATCCTTCTTATCTTGTTCGGAACTAGCTCGTTTCAATTGAGTTAAATTacgtttttcacttttcaattCGTCCGCCTCGATTCTCTCTTTCGTCACGGGTCCGAGAGGCTGTCTCCTATCCCTTTCTCGTTCTCGTTCCCGGGTATCCTCGTGATACGTATCACGCTTATTTTCTTCGTAGTCGGCAACTTCGTTCACCCATGAACTGCAATCGCGCAACTTGTGCGAATCATCTTCGCGTAGAGACGTCTTCGATTCGCGAGAAGCACGACTGTCGCGAGAGTCTGGTCTTTGTGGACGTTCGTTACGTTCCATTCGGTCTTCTCGTTGAGTATCGCGACGATTATCGACCGATCTGTCTTGTATGACACGTTCCTCGCGCCACTCCGTACTTTCCGATCTTTCTCTCTGATCGCGGTCTCGTTCACGCTCACGCTCGCGATCACGATCTCGTTCGCGGTCAcgttcccgttcccgttcccgttcccgttcccgttcACGCTCACGTTCACGATCATCGAAAGAGTCCTACGAATAGACACAGATTTTAGATTAAAATACATGGATGCGTGAATTGCTATTAAAAGATAAcgtcgaaaaataattgtatctagcgttaaatgaaaaaaaaaaaaaacaaaaaaaaaacaagaaaagaaaagaaaagaggaaaaaaatacttttctatacaagtgttaaaaatacacatttttcgACATTGTTCTTCAATTTATAGATCAACGATACAAAATGATCGATACCTTCAAATAATTGTCGTACTCCTTCTTAACTTTGTTATCCCTTTCTCTGTTTTCCCTCGCGTCTCGGTTATCCCTACTCGCTCGACTATCGCGAACATCTCGACTTTCTCTGACCTCTCTCGATTCTAGATTGTCCTTTGAGTCTCGATCTTTATCATCGAAATATCTTTCACGCTCCCAGGAATCGCGAGAATGCCCATCCTCGTAGTCATGTTCTCTATAGTTGCGGATAAAGTCGTCGTAAGGTCGTCGGCCATCGTAAGGTCGATGCGAGGAGTGACGATATCGATCGTCTCGGAGAAGCGGTCCACGATAATCTCGAGACGGAGGTCGATCGTCGTCCATGGAAGTAGAAATATCGGAGTCTGTTCTACTCCGGCGTTGCGACGGGGCACCGCCATGCGACGGTTTCAAGCTGTTGTCTACTAATACAAGTTTTATTGAATACGTGACAAGTGTTACTCGCAATAATAACGATTATCATCGCAATTAGTGCAACTAAGTATATTCAAAGCTACTTACTTAAGGAGTTATGACTATGAGGCCATCTACCAGGTTCGTATTGCTGGGAGAATGAGACAGATTGGGCTGACGACCTTTCGGTGTTAGGCGAAATACGATTGAAACCAGCATTGCCTCTCTCCGCTTGTTGTTTTTGAAAACGTGGCGgtaaattgttttgaaaatgacGCGAGAACCCTAAATGTTCGCGATCCCTTGTGTCTCTTTGATCACGATCCCGATCCCGATCCCGATCACGATCGCGATCACGTTCGCGTTCACGATCGCGGTCACGGTCGCGATCGCGTTCCCTTTCGCGCTCGTTACGCGCTGTATTATCTTGTCTCATAAAATTCTGCCGGTCGCTTTGTCGGAAATCTGACATTAGCTGATCGCGAGAGTCTCTGCCATACTTAGAACCGTCTCTAGTTTCGCGCGAGTCGCGGACCAAAGACTTTTCGTCTTTACCCTCGGAAGATACAGTGCAAGACCGTTCTCGTTCTCTATTCTCCCTTTCGCGCTCCCATTCGGGAACCGGAATCGGAACAGGTGGAACACTTATCAAACCTTTCGGTTCGTTTGATTGCCCACGTTCCTCTTCTTTATACTTGGCGTGTTTCTCTTTTAACTTGTGCTGCATATCCTGCAGTTTCTTAGCTGCGGCTTGCCTACTCGATTCCTCGAACATTTTTTCTACCTCCTCTTTGCGTTGTTGGGCACGCTCGGCAACAGACGCAACCTCCACTCTTACTACTCTGCGTCTCTCGTTCCATCCTTCATCGTCTTCCACGCCTGTTTTCAAGGTAACAAGCGACcagtaaatatacaaatgtagtatatgaatatacatatataatgtaGCGCATACAGGGTACTTAATCTTTTGgtggtaaatattttaagagaTAGCTTGAGAACAAAGGTATTGTAAAAACACACTTCAAGACTTTTTGATAAATATCCGATTAAGGAGGTATAGAACTTTAAAAAACGATATATAAGTATCCagtaaatgtattatattaagaTATTCTTACCTCTCAAAGAATGCACCGAGTGTAGTTGCGACTGACCGCTGTAATTGCCAGAACCATTTGATCCACGGTAATCGCGAGGTAAAGAGCTTTGAGTCCATGGCCGATGAGTCGGTTGATCTCGTGATTCTTTGGAATCTCGATTATCATGATTATCACGGTTATCCCCCCTAGTTTTATCTCTATCTTCTggtaaattttcttcgtttttctcttctttaCTATCTTTCCTTTCATCTTTCTTAGATGGTTCGAGATCGCCTTCGTCGTCGCTAAACGTAagctttttattataatcgaTGTCATCGTGTGCCGCCCAACCGGCGTCGCGAGAAATGTCGTCCATTCGTGTAAGATCCTCTTCTTTGATAATTGGTCGggtaataatttcttcttccgGAACGCGGTCGCGTTCCTGTTGACGGGAAGGCGGAGGAGGGAATCGTTCCGAGGAATAATTAACTCGCGGTCTAGCGGCCGTAGCGGGACCAGTGTTCGCTGGAAACTGCGAAGGCAACCCACCAGAAAAGTTTCCTCGATACATCtaaatttgttcgaaaacgttgaaaaaaaaaaaaaaaaaaaaacagatgcTCATGTCTAGTCgttcaaaatacaaataaaactgATAATAGAACTCACGAATGGAGGAATAAGTCCTCTGTAGTGATGTAGATTTTGACCAACTTGCTGAGAACCAGAATTCAAAGCATTCTGATTATTCGAAGCATTATGAGGGCCTCCCTGGGCCATAGCCATGTTGGGAGATTGGGCCAAGTTCTGTCGTCCGCCGCCAGACATGTCGGCATGTCCTCCCGGTGCAGCAATGTTCAACGGGGGGGCCTGGACCCCTGAAGTGGTCCCACTTCCGGGACCAGCAGTTCCTAATCCTGCACCACTGGGTGTACGACTTCCACCTTGTATCCAACTTCCTTCTGCTAATAAATAAGTCGGTGATACCTCAGTTCGCGTTACTCTGAAGTTTACGTATACATGCATACATAGACGcatgtaataaaaaagaatagtaTGCGCTTTCGAATTAACGCTTACTTTGTGGTCTTAAACTTGGCCCGGGTCCGTACTGCGCACTTATTTCTCGATTTGTCGATTGCTGTTGTTGCATATGTGGTTGACCTCCTGACGCAGCGCCTAATCGTTGATAAGCAAAACAATAAGACGAATGACTTTTTACACAATATTACTATAAtcctttgttttcttttcgcctttttattatattcgattaataaatgatacacaaatataataaaataataaatgatacacaaatataatatatatatatatatattacatggGTATTACATACCATCCGGTCCGGATCTGGTCATTATCGCACTCCATGTTTTGTTGTTTGCATCGGAAGAATACGAAGGCTGAGAAATGTTTTGTTGTCCTGGGAGTAAAGGATGCAGCGATGTTGTTACGGCAGTTCCCGCTACACATTGCGCGGATGAAGAATTTGACTGTTAATAAAacgattaaattcattattaagaCTCcttaatcgttaaaaaaatacatggatTATGCAAGCGAGGGTAAAAGCTGCAAGCATAAGTATCGTCTGTCGTATATTAGAcgttgtattaaaaattgctcgcAGCTTTGAACATatacaattagaaaatttacaGTAGCTGTATCCGATGAAGTTATAGCAGTTGTAGTTGTAGCAGTAGTAGTTGTCGCTGTCGAATCTTTGGTAGTAGCCCAGCCACTCCCTCCGCTTGGTACAAGGCTGACAGCTGGGTCGTTACTACTATGTTCGCTTTTCAGACTAGGCAGATTAGCAGGAGGTCGTCGTGCCGAAGGCACCTTTCCAAGACTTTGCATTCCATGTTTGCGCggtaatgtatttttctgttGATGTTGTTCCAAAGATTCTCCCTGTAACCATAATAAATCAGATAACGCTTTCGATTGTcttgttttttaatcgagaaaatgtttgcatcgataatcaaatataaataaatacaaattacaaaagtgAAGAAATCTAAGGCTAAAATGAAGGATAAACCGAACTACTCGACCAACTTACCCTATACTCCCGGTACAAGCTATTGATATCTAATGATTGGAACTTGGATTTTCCTTTCTCCCCCTTCGACACAAGCCCTGGCAGAGTAGACATGCTGTCTGCAGGCAACCATTTAGTACCAATCAGACCCAAAGAACGAACCCTTTGTCTGAaatcataatatattttttttctttcttgagtctgtatttatttaattagtaaaaaacacatataatatatacgttTTGTCTAGCCATAGTAATACAGGTAACACAAAACGATATTTTCCAGgtacttaatttaaaaaataaaatacaaaaaactgAATTGTCCATCTTTCGATCTACCTTGTATCAcggtttaataaatatcagaACCTTTTCTTAAACAACACAGAgctcataactttttatagtACGTATAGAAAAGAACATTTATAAACAcgcaaaagtaaataataatcgtatTTATAACATGAAAATCGTATACGTATACAGGCGAGACTAGACGAGACGCGCTCGCGCGCACACGCACGCAACAAAAGCACCGACAGTTCAAGTATGCAACTAAAATCTGGTGAAAACTGGTATAATTATCGACGAAAAAACGAGAAATAACGGTTGTTAAATAGGTAAAAAtcatgtaaaaatgaaatcgtcGAACGTAAATGTTACAGTAGCAACGAAAATTGGCGAAAACAATTACACGAAACTTGAGAGTAACGCTTACATACGACGAACTATACAACAAGAAGGTTGACAAGAACGTTCGATGCGGAAAGCGACCgagcgagagagcgagagaagCGGgagcaagaaagaaaaagagagacaGGGTCGGATAGCTTTGTTatgttgaaaaaatgaaaaagagaaacgtaggcgaaaagaaaataacgaaaggTTCCGAAAGCGtagggaaaagaaaatgggGAAAAGGTAATCGGTCGAAAAGAAGAGGAACAGTTGGAGCGTAACGTTCCGACCCAACCCCTCGATCGCGATGTCAAAGTCacgaaaattcaaaacaaaaagattCGCGTCGACACAGTCGAAAAATCTGCTTAACCACCAACGATTCGCGGAACAGACAGCTTCGAAATTATAGAAACAACGCGATGAGCGAGCTGATTCGTGAAAAAGCATCCGCGACTGAATGCTCGCAGGACGAAGTTGTATAGCAAGGTTTCCACgtagaaaaaaagatttgGACAAGGAAGCGTATCAAGGAAATAACGACTTACCTTGGTCCGTCCAAATGGGTTTTTAATTCACAAAAGGGTTAATTCCCAGTTAAACTAATTAATGTTCGGATCGCCGCGGATTACAATTGTTACAAGTGTACCGCGCCTGCGAGACACAGATACTTCTTTTCCACAATTCGTCCAAGATGGCGAATGCGCGACTTTCGGCTCTTCTTCCGCGATCAATACAATTACGTCATACAACCAAAGAGAGCCGTTTGCACAGACGCGCCACTCGTCTGGATTTTCTTGTCACTCCGTTTAGATGAGTTTCCCGTTCAGCTTTTTCCCCTCttattgtacaaaatataatgttattttcaACTTAAACGACCTTAAATGCGCTTTTTACGAGTTAAACTTATACCACGATACTcgatatgttttttttaccTAACCGTTACTTATGACGAGAAACGAGCGGAACCACATTCAACAGAAATAAGTGGCGCTGCTTTGATGATTCCTTACCGCTTCGAACCAAAGTCAAATTGATTACAAATACTTGGCTGTCGCCTGAATATTATGCCCCATACTTTATTACGCGCGATTCAAATCtcctctattttctttatttctatatatgCTGTATTTTACgtatatcgtttcttttaaatttcttccaaGAAAATATATGAAGGAATTTCTGAATTGTTTGGGACTAATACACACATTTGATTTCGTTGGTAATTCTATGATATTCAAAATGGCcgacaatatatgtatatcaatcAGTATGTTGCACATgaacgaatattaaagtttttaattgATCGGCACGGAATTATGCATCAGACAATGAATTAAGAACGTAAGAgatattgataaaaataaataaccgtttttaatttaaataaactgatACGATTCTACTGAAAATGgtgcataaataaatactagttttatttgttatgttGGGAATGTTTGTATAGGTTTCATACTATTCTATCAAAAATGtgattgtttttcattttcagagCGTAACTTTGCATACCGACGTCGGAGACATAAAGATAGAATTATTTTGCGAATTGTGTCCGAAAACGTGCGAGGTAacactttttttctaatttttcatagTACAGATTTATTTAGTATGTTAACTGtaaaatcgtttattttgCAGAATTTTCTAGCTTTGTGCGCTAGTAATTATTATGATGGTTGCTTATTTCACCGAAATATAAAAGGATTTATCGTGCAAACTGGAGATCCCACGCAAAGTGGTAAAGGTGGATCTTCGATATGGAATCGTAAATTTGAAGACGAGTTCAAGGAAGAATTGAAACATAATGCTAGAGGTCTTGTATCTATGGCTAATAACGGTCCGAATACAAACGGTAGTCAATTTTTTATCACATATGGACCCCAACCACATTTAGATCTGAAGTATACTTTATTTGGAAAGTAAGCATTCGAATCTTATGATTTACTCTAATAtctaaagtaataattttagaaatacttgaaaagatttttaatttcagggTAATAGACGGCTTAGAAACTCTTgaacaattagaaaaattaccTGTAaatccaaaaaattacaaaccgCTTAATGAAACTCGCATAAACAACGTAACTATACATGCTAATCCTTTGGCAGGGTAGTAGAtggtaataaattataactaaAGATTTTGTTAAATCTTTGGgaattacgaattattttcattttcgtataTTCCCATAAGCCTTTTGTTTCGAGGGTCGAATGGGCTACGAAGATAAATATCGGCTGCGTGTCGTTCTCCCATTACTTCAATTTCGTAGCTACCAGTTTCCAGGAATTCCCGTGTCACATTTTCTCCATTTGGATGTTTGATATATCTATTGTTGAAGAATGACAAAGACTTGTAACtgcatttacataaataactctattttcttttatgtaattttttatttacccaTGCCCGATAAAATTTCCATAGCTATATCCTCGTTCTGCTCTTCGTAAATAGCCAACGAGAGAATTATCTCTGTATATAGCTTCTAAACCCCACATCGGAACAGAatcgctaaaaaaaaagagcaatTATACTATGTAAACATTAAGCatgataattgtaaatatttcttagcGCACACCTAGTTAGATGGACTTGGACCAgcctttttttaattccattttgtcgcgatcgatcgactgTCAATTTTCCAAGATATCGACCAGTATCGCGACAACTAAAAGCTAATCCAGCTTCCACTGGATTATCATCCGGTCTAAGATCCGAGCCCCACAGGTGATAACCTGTTGGgatcaaatatattattgatatttgaCGAATAATACCAATGATTTATATACCTTTTTCACAACTAAGACTGTACATCGCTCTGTATCCAGCAAGTTTTATGTTGTATGGTTTGCCGCAATCCATTAAAGCTGCATAGACTTTTTGACAGGATGATTTTGGAATGTGCAACTCAAAACCAAGTTCGCCAACAAAACTAAGTCTAATCAAGCGCACTACTTCGTTCTTAATTTTGACTAATTTTGTAGTTGACAATTCGAGGCTTTTATCCGAGAGGTCACCTTCTATCAGTGCTTCCAATACCTTTCGACTGTATTGTAAATCGTGTTTTATAAATCACCGAATAAAAAGCTCACGCGATGTAAGTTCGTACAGTATGATACCTATTAGGTCCTTGTACAGACAGTAGCCCGATTTGTTCGGTAACATCGTGTAGCGAtgcttcgaatttattttcctctatAACTTTGCTCATATGAGCCCAAGTATGATATGCTGATGAACCACTTGAAACTATAAtatcattcaaaataaacatgaaaacATCGTAAGTCCGATGACTGTACAAACTGCGATAGCGTAGTAAAACATACCGATATAGAATGCTTTCTCTTTAAATATTGGATTTACGATTTCGCTAGAACCTGGTTCCATAACTGTAACCGTGCAATCCATTTCTACTCCTCCAGCATGATTAAGCATGCACGTGTAAACTGTTTTGTTGAAATCACAATTTGTGTTTGCTGTAAACAAGTAATCTGCAACTTTTTGTGCATCTGGTCCGCACAGATAGAATTTTCCAAGATAGGACATGTTAAATACAGCAACGTTTCTGCGACAGGCGAGAGCTTCTTCTCGAATCTGTTGGGAATATACGAGTTCTTTGGTAACAATGTCCAgtacattttaatatcgagAACTTACTATGTTATCGTATGGTGAAAGATGAAAACTGTATTCTTTTTCCAATACTGTACgatattcataattttcatttttcggtTTATTATAGTATCCACCGTAATCATATGGTataatctttaatttcttatttaaataaaaccatCCAGGTCGCTCCCAACCTTGGCGTTCTTCCATAACAGCACCCTCTTCGATAAGTAACTGCAACGCGTAATTTGTTGCGTAACGATTAGTTTTT contains:
- the LOC128881214 gene encoding protein PRRC2C isoform X4 — protein: MSTLPGLVSKGEKGKSKFQSLDINSLYREYRGESLEQHQQKNTLPRKHGMQSLGKVPSARRPPANLPSLKSEHSSNDPAVSLVPSGGSGWATTKDSTATTTTATTTTAITSSDTATSNSSSAQCVAGTAVTTSLHPLLPGQQNISQPSYSSDANNKTWSAIMTRSGPDGAASGGQPHMQQQQSTNREISAQYGPGPSLRPQTEGSWIQGGSRTPSGAGLGTAGPGSGTTSGVQAPPLNIAAPGGHADMSGGGRQNLAQSPNMAMAQGGPHNASNNQNALNSGSQQVGQNLHHYRGLIPPFMYRGNFSGGLPSQFPANTGPATAARPRVNYSSERFPPPPSRQQERDRVPEEEIITRPIIKEEDLTRMDDISRDAGWAAHDDIDYNKKLTFSDDEGDLEPSKKDERKDSKEEKNEENLPEDRDKTRGDNRDNHDNRDSKESRDQPTHRPWTQSSLPRDYRGSNGSGNYSGQSQLHSVHSLRGVEDDEGWNERRRVVRVEVASVAERAQQRKEEVEKMFEESSRQAAAKKLQDMQHKLKEKHAKYKEEERGQSNEPKGLISVPPVPIPVPEWERERENRERERSCTVSSEGKDEKSLVRDSRETRDGSKYGRDSRDQLMSDFRQSDRQNFMRQDNTARNERERERDRDRDRDRERERDRDRDRDRDRDRDQRDTRDREHLGFSRHFQNNLPPRFQKQQAERGNAGFNRISPNTERSSAQSVSFSQQYEPGRWPHSHNSLIDNSLKPSHGGAPSQRRSRTDSDISTSMDDDRPPSRDYRGPLLRDDRYRHSSHRPYDGRRPYDDFIRNYREHDYEDGHSRDSWERERYFDDKDRDSKDNLESREVRESRDVRDSRASRDNRDARENRERDNKVKKEYDNYLKDSFDDRERERERERERERERERDRERDRDRERERERDRDQRERSESTEWREERVIQDRSVDNRRDTQREDRMERNERPQRPDSRDSRASRESKTSLREDDSHKLRDCSSWVNEVADYEENKRDTYHEDTRERERERDRRQPLGPVTKERIEADELKSEKRNLTQLKRASSEQDKKDQVKEPSAETKKEPDIWSRKAERANDNNRTMERGDNSPKAWADAVSPTFEKEEEKTLEPMKNEKDADDLKQSFDKLSLDKREDTMNEDATEQLAKEEKREKSIRNRTSSGGSNSRGRDSRGGRQWGSTCSVYTRGWRGSETRGRRGGSRTAGRPASARSGSYRHTDSENSADEVSCSTESGKEEKKSVRSPKPSQKAEKEERNREVSGRDEKRADYSQSQRSEKRAYDSKSSREGFAPSGEPSRRGRGSFRIRSATSTGSRMEGYGPPSSKSPFSSERSSDEKPNPTRQNPPTPTPEKESNSLVSSQVESTDDKIIAKQQALTAGITGKRAKSPTQQSSQQSQQTQQPCNKQQDVNHASNNVTSQKVQVRKEESRSKRTRSGSRRGRDNREPRYRGSSSNVLKQTSSDVGNEDWETTSENSEEHVEDHKESRSSRTKQFAGRVGSGSSLNALGSNIHSRRNEQTGNNREHREKNLKSSNATSRAPGAEKRNLQNLDFSNQKSHSSSIPPLMQTAQVQNGRSRSQTSGNNSTILNKSTIKESTVNRIDEIKLTDPNLVSQALNDINKKSQIKEKKTTIECEIETNNCTEDGSTVTEDKVDSDGFQEVRSKKNVKESRHSQKEESKPIKREKEKDRERDRSKSKANGSQPTSLQQVQNIPPHLSQSILQPANMLQKQYDRAQRSQKLPPRLQRQRLSKQQQQQQQMCPSETNDSNKVNPSNNSYGKDSSSGPAPPPSVNAWDKPFTTSQLRSNSPSAVPTDIQLMPGLSTQNDHSHEVNEQANSGNSSQRNSPNGEKSGKSLKEQLVEKNSVSDVSSPPVQTLIFENTNYSKTTKAGPSDLAVKTKFPNHIKTQQQRVEKRADLEEEGNATSMQQQQQQQQQQQQQQQQQQSLPVAFSNKPNDLMKDKSQEPIQMPLSFNKNEDNADMKLDFTFDSDLSQLTDDKSKSLGMTRSMHMAAGQSTISPSTAELNLKIASVKKVWENATPMPTVVEHEDGNVVSSGNTFPQAFESTDVDDSYSPHQQYNQNNMKSEITTSTNVCKVKPQQQSSGSSSGQSGSTVPGPSPIGAGQSPIGHPPVSHQGPLSPPPFNSTGQPSRINYQEFPQYPGSQAAQYGSMSAIPSPPAVLFNTGSGQLPAQAGGLYGAFQLDQSRSPFTQYPPYAPSLQSSFSQQNVYLQQAAPPPPHAANAPTPDMYQSNISQYRITAAAAPPFGQNQQLSNNPNTVLISSSSNSLMSASVKPSSQPIGAIGTKAPHFQAPSVPQPNSLTYIQYDPNQVLDVSVSYMGNSQLVQRRGRNVQASANSYYTAPPPDVFPGSQTGFYQPGGATQQTGTHYGLQGFGQHNQSLATGNATPVGLQNFSSGFLSSSGLQIAAAAQQYRNPTGGLPGPANAGPNFLSKHQPQEQQRQLKSPSGNQQDVLGSVFSSTPQIPSPKSRNCKQQSSSQQPQPSPTQHHKYQQYQGVSQSALVSSYSNYVLQQNVRGMGMPPHAGIQPSQQRYPPPIQRPVVPFTPGPNPNNPTQQQSNCMPSQQQQQPQQTQINRHRPNLHQQQQQQRNMKIQQHYYSAQGNVKMDTSEKTDSHNDKINDNGSGAQQGSAKPNVNPQDNDNKEEVNQQNE